The following proteins are encoded in a genomic region of Methanoculleus bourgensis MS2:
- a CDS encoding response regulator encodes MNDLLVVDDEPDWLALVKLFLGQMGEFRVDTRTSATDGLAALGQHQYDAVISDYEMPGMNGIEFLRAVRSGFGRIPFIVLTGKGREEVVIDALNNGADYYLQKGGDPRALFAELAHVVGRSIQLKNAGETLYEREQRYHDLQNANDLIQSVALDGHFIYVNNRWLETLGYREQDVADLNVFDIVHPDSLPHCREIFQRLISGENVGIIEVVFKTSEGRKVFVEGMATCRMNGGAPQSTRGIYRDVTRRKVAEQKLAEAEEFNRRIVESCQECIKVLDLDGNLLSMNSYGQQQIGVTDITPYIGTSFLHFWQEVSPEKVSETLEAARQNRRGQFEALCTAVTGESKYWDVVITPICDARGIPERLLATSRDIDERKRAEEVLRRSERELKVLLDSLPTGVVIVDAATHLITDANATALALFDAPRGMVIGRHCHNYICPATEGDCPITDRGNTIDRSERIAVTAHGEEIPVLKSVAKMHLSGRECLVESFMDISDRKRAEEALMRANRQLNMMASITRHDILNKVTVLLGYIALLRERVNDPGVAQYLDILESTTNIIQSQIEFSRRFQEIGAQEPRWLLVSDLLPYLHLPPGVRMLTDLSGVEILADPLLEKVFFNLLDNSVRHGGSVTSIRVYSTGGPDDTKIVWEDNGTGIPDEEKERIFRRGYGKNTGFGLFLVREVLSITGMTITETGSFGTGARFEICVPPEKVRIRGPAAPSPSAGTGDR; translated from the coding sequence ATGAATGACCTGTTGGTAGTGGACGATGAGCCGGACTGGCTGGCTCTCGTGAAACTATTCCTTGGCCAGATGGGAGAATTCAGGGTCGACACACGGACGTCGGCAACCGACGGGCTTGCTGCTCTCGGGCAGCACCAGTACGACGCCGTCATCTCCGACTACGAGATGCCGGGGATGAACGGCATCGAGTTCCTCAGGGCGGTCCGGAGCGGGTTCGGGCGCATCCCATTCATCGTGCTGACCGGGAAGGGGCGGGAGGAGGTGGTGATAGATGCCCTGAACAACGGTGCCGACTATTATCTGCAGAAGGGAGGGGATCCCCGGGCACTCTTTGCTGAACTGGCACACGTCGTCGGGCGGTCCATCCAGTTGAAGAACGCCGGGGAGACTCTGTACGAGCGGGAGCAGCGATATCACGACCTCCAGAACGCGAACGACCTGATCCAGAGCGTGGCGCTGGACGGACATTTCATCTACGTCAACAACCGGTGGCTGGAGACCCTTGGTTACCGTGAGCAGGACGTCGCAGACCTCAACGTCTTTGACATCGTCCATCCGGACAGCCTCCCCCACTGCAGGGAGATCTTCCAGCGGCTGATCTCGGGGGAGAACGTCGGGATCATCGAAGTCGTCTTTAAGACGAGCGAAGGACGGAAAGTCTTCGTGGAAGGGATGGCAACCTGCAGGATGAACGGGGGAGCGCCGCAATCCACGAGAGGGATCTATAGGGACGTCACCCGGCGGAAGGTTGCGGAGCAGAAACTCGCCGAGGCCGAGGAGTTCAACCGGAGGATAGTCGAGAGCTGCCAGGAGTGCATCAAGGTGCTTGACCTGGACGGAAACCTGCTCTCGATGAACTCCTACGGGCAGCAGCAGATCGGGGTTACTGATATTACGCCCTATATCGGCACGAGTTTCCTGCACTTCTGGCAGGAGGTCAGCCCGGAGAAAGTCTCCGAGACCCTCGAAGCAGCACGGCAGAACCGCAGGGGGCAGTTTGAAGCCCTCTGTACGGCGGTGACAGGAGAGTCGAAGTACTGGGACGTGGTGATCACGCCCATCTGTGATGCCCGGGGTATCCCGGAACGGCTGCTCGCTACGTCACGCGACATCGACGAGCGTAAGCGGGCCGAAGAGGTCTTGCGCCGGAGCGAACGGGAGTTGAAGGTGTTGCTTGATTCGCTCCCGACGGGCGTGGTCATCGTTGATGCAGCGACCCACCTGATAACCGACGCGAACGCCACGGCACTTGCCCTCTTTGACGCCCCGCGTGGTATGGTCATCGGAAGACACTGCCATAATTACATCTGTCCGGCAACAGAGGGAGACTGCCCGATCACCGATCGCGGCAACACCATTGATAGATCCGAACGAATCGCCGTCACCGCTCACGGAGAGGAGATCCCGGTACTGAAATCGGTTGCAAAGATGCACCTCTCCGGGCGGGAATGTCTCGTCGAGAGCTTCATGGATATATCGGACCGGAAGCGCGCCGAAGAAGCGCTCATGCGGGCAAACCGCCAGCTCAACATGATGGCGAGCATCACGCGGCATGACATCCTCAACAAAGTCACGGTACTCCTCGGGTACATCGCCCTGCTTCGCGAACGGGTCAACGATCCTGGCGTTGCACAGTATCTGGATATACTCGAGTCCACGACGAACATAATACAGTCCCAGATAGAGTTCTCAAGGAGATTCCAGGAGATCGGCGCTCAAGAACCGCGATGGCTGCTTGTGAGCGATCTCCTTCCCTACCTCCACCTTCCACCCGGTGTCCGCATGTTGACAGATCTCTCGGGGGTCGAGATCCTGGCCGATCCTCTCCTTGAGAAGGTCTTCTTCAACCTTCTTGACAACTCCGTGCGGCACGGGGGGAGCGTGACGAGTATCCGGGTATACTCTACCGGAGGGCCGGACGATACGAAGATTGTCTGGGAGGACAACGGTACGGGGATACCCGATGAGGAGAAGGAGCGGATCTTCCGTCGCGGGTACGGGAAGAACACCGGCTTCGGCCTCTTCCTCGTCCGGGAAGTCCTCTCGATCACCGGCATGACGATCACGGAGACCGGTTCGTTCGGCACCGGGGCACGGTTTGAGATCTGCGTGCCTCCCGAGAAGGTGCGGATACGCGGCCCGGCCGCACCCTCCCCCAGCGCCGGGACGGGCGACCGGTGA
- a CDS encoding condensation domain-containing protein, producing MSPAPVRRPAPAFDLFNVYFERLYDPTMHVVFTFNGEIDAGALREAAVRLVASDPYLRSRFADEREGLPAWEEIPEGEGARAFVLVPAGEGVSLPAGLCGLPGDSGRSGVPTGPGRTLRPEHRPDPCALLR from the coding sequence ATGTCCCCCGCACCGGTTCGCCGTCCTGCACCCGCCTTTGATCTCTTCAACGTCTATTTCGAGCGCCTCTATGACCCCACGATGCACGTCGTCTTCACGTTCAACGGCGAGATCGACGCCGGGGCTCTGCGGGAGGCGGCGGTGAGGCTCGTCGCGTCCGACCCCTACCTTCGGTCGCGGTTTGCGGATGAGCGGGAGGGGCTCCCCGCCTGGGAGGAGATCCCGGAGGGAGAGGGGGCGAGGGCGTTCGTCCTCGTCCCGGCCGGGGAGGGTGTGAGCCTGCCCGCAGGTCTTTGCGGCCTACCGGGGGATTCTGGAAGATCCGGAGTTCCGACCGGTCCCGGTAGAACCCTACGACCGGAGCACAGACCGGATCCTTGCGCTCTACTCAGATGA
- a CDS encoding nucleotidyltransferase family protein, translating into MKTRAEVLDTLRSLKGELKDRYHVLSIGIFGSYAREEQGESSDIDVLVEFGPEADLFDFVGFSQYLEEKLGLNVDVVPKAALRPEFRTRVTRDLLFA; encoded by the coding sequence ATGAAAACCCGCGCTGAAGTCCTCGACACCCTTCGGTCTCTGAAAGGTGAGTTGAAGGATCGGTATCACGTCCTGAGCATCGGCATCTTCGGGTCGTATGCTCGCGAGGAGCAAGGGGAGAGCAGTGACATCGACGTACTCGTTGAGTTCGGCCCTGAAGCGGACCTCTTTGATTTTGTCGGGTTTTCACAGTATCTAGAAGAGAAACTCGGCCTGAACGTGGACGTCGTACCGAAGGCGGCGTTGCGCCCGGAGTTCCGCACCCGGGTTACGCGGGACCTCCTCTTCGCATGA
- a CDS encoding DNA alkylation repair protein: MDPVIDAIRQELTAHGDPDVRKCSGRFFREEIRCYGIKTATVSSIAKKYWKEVRPREKQEIFALCEDLYRSGMLEEAFVVSAWAPLLADRYEPQDIAVFRHWIDTYITNWAACDGLCNHAVGDFIVRYPGGIEELQRWTQSENRWMRRAAAVSLVVPAKRGMFLTEALAIADLLLTDTDDLVQKGYGWLLKEASRKHTDEVFSYVMANKRDMPRTALRYAIERMPEDLKAEAMKKDW, translated from the coding sequence ATGGACCCGGTTATCGATGCGATACGGCAGGAACTCACGGCGCACGGGGACCCTGATGTCCGGAAGTGTTCCGGACGGTTCTTCAGGGAGGAGATCCGGTGCTACGGGATAAAGACCGCGACCGTATCCTCGATCGCGAAGAAGTACTGGAAGGAGGTCAGGCCCCGCGAGAAGCAGGAGATCTTCGCGCTCTGCGAGGACCTCTACCGGTCGGGGATGCTGGAGGAGGCTTTTGTCGTATCCGCGTGGGCTCCGCTGCTTGCCGACCGCTACGAGCCCCAAGACATCGCCGTCTTCCGGCACTGGATTGATACCTATATCACCAACTGGGCTGCCTGCGACGGTCTCTGCAACCATGCTGTCGGCGATTTTATCGTGCGGTACCCCGGCGGGATCGAGGAACTGCAACGCTGGACGCAGTCTGAGAACCGCTGGATGCGGCGGGCGGCGGCGGTCTCGCTGGTCGTGCCGGCAAAGCGCGGGATGTTCCTCACCGAAGCCCTCGCAATCGCCGACCTGCTCCTCACCGATACTGATGATCTGGTGCAGAAAGGCTACGGGTGGCTCCTCAAAGAGGCGAGCCGCAAGCACACGGACGAAGTATTCTCCTACGTCATGGCAAACAAACGGGATATGCCCCGGACGGCGCTCCGGTACGCGATCGAGCGGATGCCAGAGGACCTGAAGGCGGAGGCGATGAAGAAGGACTGGTGA
- a CDS encoding pyridoxamine 5'-phosphate oxidase family protein → MDFSDCVTFANENPTTYIATMDGDQPRVRAFAMWFADATGFYYHTGTPKAVWRQLVKNPKVELCFYAPAGMGRMMRVAGEAEFLDDAALKRRLVKERPWLLQIGISGADDPKLAVFRVAHGEAYFWTMEHNMREGEAPRVRF, encoded by the coding sequence ATGGACTTTTCCGATTGCGTGACGTTCGCAAACGAAAACCCGACAACCTACATTGCAACCATGGACGGCGACCAGCCCAGGGTCCGGGCGTTTGCCATGTGGTTTGCCGATGCAACTGGGTTCTATTACCATACTGGGACCCCGAAGGCCGTCTGGCGGCAACTCGTGAAGAACCCGAAGGTCGAACTCTGTTTCTACGCGCCCGCGGGTATGGGAAGGATGATGCGGGTCGCGGGGGAGGCCGAGTTCCTCGATGATGCGGCCCTGAAGAGGCGGCTCGTCAAGGAGCGCCCGTGGCTCCTCCAGATCGGGATCTCCGGCGCGGACGACCCCAAACTCGCTGTCTTCCGCGTGGCCCACGGCGAGGCGTACTTCTGGACCATGGAGCATAACATGCGGGAGGGCGAGGCGCCCCGGGTCAGGTTCTAG
- a CDS encoding M24 family metallopeptidase, whose translation MERRTPASELRDRMERFRLRMDTENPSWESAAIFGRVNQFYLTGTMQDGVLLIPRDDEAVLWVRRSLERALDESFFPDIRPMKSFRDAAAGMGACPGTVHVDAETVPLAQLERFRKYFSFRETAALDTQAAKVRAKKSAYELAIMEQAGRIHRHVLEDCVPGMLRGGMSEAELGAEIFCLMVREGYHGIARFGRFGTEMVLGQLGFGENSLYPTNFDGPGGCLGAAPGAPVLGSPDRTLKAGDLVFLDCACGVQGYHTDKTMTYIFRRSLPEEAIDAHRLCVEIQDEAAALLRAGTRPSEVYETVIGGLEPAFLKNFMGFGDRRVPFLGHGIGLTVDEAPVIARGFEEPLEEGMVLALEPKKGIRGVGMVGIENTFVVTRGGGRCITGTNAGLVPVY comes from the coding sequence ATGGAGCGAAGGACCCCTGCCTCCGAACTCCGGGACCGCATGGAGCGCTTCCGGCTCCGCATGGACACGGAAAACCCGTCATGGGAGTCTGCCGCAATCTTCGGCAGAGTAAACCAGTTTTACCTCACCGGGACGATGCAGGACGGGGTCCTCCTGATCCCCCGCGACGATGAGGCCGTGCTCTGGGTGCGCCGGAGCCTTGAGCGGGCGCTTGACGAGTCGTTCTTCCCCGATATCCGGCCGATGAAGAGTTTCCGCGACGCAGCCGCCGGGATGGGCGCATGCCCCGGGACGGTCCACGTTGATGCGGAGACGGTGCCCCTCGCGCAGCTCGAACGCTTCCGGAAGTACTTCTCCTTCAGGGAGACGGCGGCGCTCGATACCCAGGCGGCGAAGGTCCGGGCGAAGAAGAGCGCTTACGAACTCGCGATCATGGAGCAGGCCGGCAGGATCCACCGGCACGTGCTGGAAGACTGCGTCCCCGGGATGCTCCGGGGGGGGATGAGCGAGGCTGAACTGGGGGCCGAGATCTTCTGCCTCATGGTCAGGGAAGGGTATCACGGGATTGCCCGGTTTGGGAGGTTCGGGACGGAGATGGTGCTCGGACAACTCGGCTTCGGGGAGAACTCCCTCTACCCGACCAACTTCGACGGTCCGGGGGGATGCCTTGGAGCGGCTCCCGGCGCACCGGTTCTCGGCAGCCCCGACCGGACGCTCAAAGCCGGTGACCTGGTCTTCCTCGACTGCGCGTGCGGGGTGCAGGGCTACCACACCGACAAGACGATGACGTATATCTTCAGGCGATCGCTCCCTGAGGAGGCGATAGATGCCCATCGCCTGTGCGTCGAGATCCAGGACGAGGCGGCCGCGCTGCTGCGGGCGGGGACCCGGCCGTCGGAGGTCTACGAGACGGTGATCGGCGGCCTGGAGCCCGCATTCCTCAAGAACTTCATGGGGTTTGGTGATCGAAGGGTGCCGTTCCTGGGCCACGGCATCGGCCTCACCGTGGACGAGGCGCCGGTGATCGCACGGGGCTTTGAGGAGCCGCTCGAGGAGGGGATGGTGCTCGCCCTCGAACCCAAGAAGGGGATCCGGGGTGTCGGGATGGTCGGGATCGAGAACACCTTCGTGGTCACCCGCGGGGGCGGCCGGTGCATCACGGGGACGAACGCCGGGCTGGTCCCGGTGTACTGA
- a CDS encoding class I SAM-dependent methyltransferase, with translation MDNSFIFTIFEGLPRQGPGSNECTRKAFSMLTDLPAQPEILDIGCGTGMQTTELARICPGCRITAVDVHQPYLDDLARRAAAAGVGERITTVRASMDDLPFRNASFDVLWAEGSIFVVGFAEGLASWRRLLQSGGYLCLTEAVWFTKNPSPGVAAFWNECYPGITTVPENCAIAEDAGYEVVATFPLPESAWWDDYYTPLIKRLADLRGDPDAEALIDFSEREIAVYREHAGEYGYEFFVLRKNR, from the coding sequence ATGGACAACTCCTTCATCTTCACCATCTTTGAGGGCCTGCCCCGCCAGGGACCGGGGAGCAACGAGTGCACGAGAAAGGCGTTCTCGATGCTTACCGATCTCCCGGCCCAACCGGAGATCCTGGATATCGGGTGCGGGACCGGGATGCAGACGACTGAACTGGCCCGGATCTGCCCCGGCTGTCGCATAACCGCCGTCGACGTCCACCAGCCGTACCTGGACGACCTCGCCCGGAGAGCGGCAGCGGCCGGGGTGGGGGAGCGGATCACCACGGTCCGGGCCTCGATGGACGACCTGCCTTTTCGCAACGCTTCGTTCGACGTCCTCTGGGCGGAGGGTTCGATCTTTGTCGTAGGGTTCGCGGAGGGGCTCGCTTCGTGGCGGCGGCTTCTCCAGTCGGGCGGCTACCTCTGCCTCACCGAGGCCGTCTGGTTCACCAAGAACCCTTCCCCCGGGGTGGCAGCGTTCTGGAACGAATGCTACCCCGGGATAACGACGGTCCCGGAAAACTGCGCGATCGCTGAGGACGCCGGCTACGAGGTCGTTGCGACCTTCCCACTCCCCGAGTCGGCGTGGTGGGATGACTACTATACGCCGCTCATCAAACGGCTGGCAGACCTACGGGGCGACCCCGATGCAGAGGCCCTTATCGATTTTTCAGAGCGGGAGATCGCCGTCTACCGGGAGCACGCCGGCGAGTACGGCTATGAGTTCTTCGTCCTCAGGAAGAACCGCTGA
- a CDS encoding DNA-3-methyladenine glycosylase, protein MILPPGFYAHDAVTVAKDLLGCLLVHQGEAGTAAGWIVEDEAYLRGDPAAHSYRGETKRNRVLFGPPGRAYIYRIYGLYTCIDAVTGPEGAGGAVLIRALEPAVGIDLMQERRGTDDPLALASGPGKLTEALGITMDLDGASLSDGPLQVWAPESLPDRRPEGWPGEVVQTTRIGVTKAADRPLRFYLKGSHYVSRR, encoded by the coding sequence ATGATTCTCCCGCCTGGATTCTATGCGCACGACGCCGTGACCGTCGCAAAGGACCTGCTGGGGTGCCTGCTCGTGCACCAGGGAGAGGCAGGAACAGCAGCCGGGTGGATCGTCGAGGACGAGGCGTACCTCCGGGGGGACCCGGCGGCCCACTCGTACCGGGGAGAGACGAAGCGGAACCGCGTTCTGTTCGGGCCGCCGGGCCGTGCGTATATCTACCGGATCTACGGGCTGTACACCTGCATCGATGCCGTGACGGGACCAGAGGGCGCAGGGGGTGCGGTCCTCATCAGGGCGCTCGAACCGGCGGTCGGGATTGACCTGATGCAGGAGAGGCGGGGGACGGACGACCCGCTCGCGCTTGCAAGCGGCCCGGGGAAACTGACGGAGGCGCTCGGCATCACGATGGACCTCGACGGAGCCTCCCTCAGCGACGGTCCCCTCCAGGTCTGGGCGCCAGAGAGCCTCCCGGACCGGCGGCCTGAGGGCTGGCCGGGAGAGGTCGTGCAGACGACCCGTATCGGGGTCACGAAGGCTGCGGACCGCCCCCTCCGGTTTTACCTGAAGGGGAGCCACTACGTCTCGCGACGGTGA
- a CDS encoding TIGR04083 family peptide-modifying radical SAM enzyme, whose protein sequence is MKSPFHVMIIPTLGCPSKCHYCWSSDEGSPIMSIETVREITEWLKDYRSDQVTITFHGGEPLLAGADFYRQALPILSEGLAHLAPTFALQSNLWRLTPELAQILAQYNIPVGSSIDGPEEINDLQRGKGYFKKTMRGYEIARANGLEVRFICTFTSRSVEHKEEIVNFFLQNGFPLKLHPALPSLRNENPKEWALEPEAYGELLVYLLDKYLENLGRIEIMNINDLCKCVFTRHGTVCTFVDCMGTTLAVGPDGSIYPCYRFVGMPEYVMGNVYDRPTPEDLARSDAGKLMQAFKDYVDRECGGCPHIKYCRGGCPYNAIAPTGGEIQGVDPHCVAYKRIFDEINDRVNEELYGSPVMETEDFGSPLRRKAKPGIMWILQTMATK, encoded by the coding sequence ATGAAGAGCCCTTTTCACGTCATGATCATACCCACGCTCGGGTGCCCCTCCAAATGCCATTACTGCTGGAGTTCCGATGAAGGGTCCCCGATAATGAGCATCGAGACGGTCCGGGAGATAACCGAATGGCTCAAAGACTACCGGTCCGACCAGGTCACCATCACCTTCCACGGGGGAGAGCCACTCCTTGCAGGTGCGGATTTCTATCGACAGGCCCTGCCGATCCTCTCCGAGGGTCTCGCCCATCTCGCACCGACGTTCGCCCTGCAGAGCAACCTCTGGAGGCTCACTCCGGAACTGGCTCAGATACTTGCCCAATACAATATCCCCGTCGGTTCCAGCATCGACGGTCCGGAGGAGATCAACGACCTGCAGAGAGGAAAGGGCTACTTTAAAAAGACTATGCGGGGCTACGAGATCGCGCGGGCAAATGGGCTCGAGGTCAGGTTTATCTGCACGTTCACCTCCCGGTCGGTCGAGCATAAAGAAGAGATCGTCAACTTCTTCCTGCAGAATGGGTTCCCGCTCAAACTCCACCCGGCGCTGCCGTCTCTCCGGAACGAGAACCCGAAAGAGTGGGCGCTCGAGCCGGAGGCGTACGGGGAACTGCTGGTGTATCTCCTCGACAAGTACCTGGAGAACCTGGGGAGGATCGAGATCATGAACATCAACGACCTCTGCAAGTGCGTCTTCACCCGGCACGGCACCGTCTGCACATTTGTGGACTGCATGGGAACCACCCTGGCCGTCGGGCCGGACGGGAGCATATACCCCTGCTACCGCTTCGTCGGGATGCCGGAGTACGTGATGGGCAACGTCTACGACCGCCCCACACCCGAAGACCTCGCCCGGTCGGACGCCGGGAAGTTGATGCAGGCGTTCAAGGACTACGTCGACCGCGAATGCGGGGGATGCCCCCACATCAAGTACTGCCGGGGCGGGTGCCCCTACAACGCGATAGCACCGACAGGCGGCGAGATCCAAGGCGTCGACCCCCACTGCGTCGCCTACAAGCGGATCTTCGACGAGATCAACGACCGGGTGAATGAAGAACTCTACGGGTCCCCGGTGATGGAGACGGAAGACTTCGGCTCGCCGCTCCGGAGGAAGGCAAAGCCGGGGATCATGTGGATCCTCCAGACGATGGCAACGAAGTGA
- a CDS encoding class I SAM-dependent methyltransferase, whose amino-acid sequence MGRDSTLPEDVFERFAEEYDHWFEEHRAEYHAELARVRRLLPRPDSRAIEVGVGSGRFAAPLGITLGLEPSLALARMARGRGIEVIRGRGESIPIRDEACSSVLLVTVICFLDDPVPVFRELHRILAPRGTLLIGFLEREGAVARKYRHDRGKHRFLSRARFYSSDEVQDLLGRTGFCVTEVESKAGFTVIAAEKT is encoded by the coding sequence ATGGGTCGTGACAGCACGTTGCCTGAGGATGTATTTGAGCGGTTCGCAGAGGAGTACGACCACTGGTTTGAGGAGCACCGCGCCGAGTACCACGCGGAACTCGCCCGGGTCCGGCGCCTCCTCCCCCGCCCCGACTCCCGTGCCATCGAGGTGGGGGTTGGGTCCGGGCGGTTTGCCGCCCCGCTCGGGATTACGCTCGGGCTCGAGCCCTCGCTTGCCCTCGCCCGGATGGCACGCGGGCGGGGGATCGAGGTGATCCGCGGGAGAGGAGAATCAATCCCGATCAGGGACGAGGCGTGCTCGTCGGTGCTCCTGGTGACGGTCATCTGTTTCCTGGACGACCCGGTCCCGGTATTTCGGGAACTTCACCGGATCCTCGCTCCGCGGGGGACTCTTCTGATCGGGTTTCTTGAGCGCGAAGGAGCAGTTGCCCGGAAGTACCGGCATGATAGAGGAAAACACCGGTTCCTCTCCCGCGCCCGGTTTTACTCATCGGATGAGGTGCAGGACCTCCTCGGGCGCACCGGGTTTTGCGTAACTGAGGTCGAGTCAAAGGCCGGGTTCACGGTCATCGCTGCAGAGAAGACTTGA
- a CDS encoding ATP-binding protein codes for MKRKIIDIDEEKCTGCGLCIPDCPEGALQIIDGKARLVSDLFCDGLGACIGTCPEGAICVIEREAEPYDEKAVMAEKIVPQGEAVIRAHLEHLLGHGETGLYRQAVEYLTANGIPIPEHETAGVAGVCPGSAARSLSRADTMDREPAARTESELRQWPVQLKLLNPRASYFEGADLLISGDCVPFAYADFHRDFLRDRIAIVFCPKLDTDIDGYVAKLAEVFSQHAVRSVTVLHMEVPCCSGVRYVVDRALERSGKEVPVNEYTVTLQGRAEEGSLVRRRTPPE; via the coding sequence ATGAAGAGAAAGATCATCGATATCGACGAGGAGAAATGCACCGGGTGCGGGCTCTGCATACCCGACTGCCCGGAAGGGGCGCTTCAGATCATCGACGGGAAGGCGCGGCTCGTGAGCGACCTCTTCTGCGACGGGCTCGGCGCCTGTATCGGGACGTGCCCGGAGGGGGCGATCTGCGTCATCGAGCGGGAGGCCGAGCCGTACGATGAGAAGGCCGTGATGGCAGAAAAGATCGTGCCCCAGGGAGAAGCGGTCATCAGGGCACACCTTGAGCACCTCCTCGGCCACGGGGAGACGGGGCTCTACCGGCAGGCGGTCGAGTATCTGACCGCGAACGGTATTCCCATACCCGAACACGAGACCGCGGGCGTTGCAGGGGTGTGTCCAGGGTCTGCCGCAAGGAGCCTCTCGCGAGCGGATACCATGGACCGGGAGCCCGCCGCACGGACGGAGTCGGAACTCCGGCAGTGGCCGGTCCAGTTGAAACTCCTCAACCCCCGGGCCTCGTACTTCGAGGGTGCGGATCTCCTCATCTCCGGGGACTGTGTTCCCTTTGCCTACGCAGACTTTCACCGGGATTTCCTGCGGGACAGGATCGCGATCGTCTTCTGCCCGAAACTGGATACCGACATTGATGGGTATGTCGCGAAACTCGCGGAGGTCTTCTCGCAGCACGCGGTCCGGTCGGTCACGGTCCTGCACATGGAGGTGCCCTGCTGCAGCGGGGTGCGGTACGTCGTGGACCGGGCCCTGGAGCGCTCGGGAAAGGAGGTGCCGGTGAACGAGTATACCGTCACACTGCAGGGCCGGGCCGAGGAGGGAAGCCTGGTCCGGCGCCGGACCCCGCCGGAGTGA